From the genome of Magnolia sinica isolate HGM2019 chromosome 12, MsV1, whole genome shotgun sequence:
ACTTGCAGGGAAGACAATGAGGATTTCTAAAATGTGTCTATCAGATGCAAGATAGAGACTGATACCTTAAATGCTGAGGCAATAAGAGTTGAGGAAAGGGCTTCCTTTATCTTTTCCACCTCCCCACTATCCACCACGACAGTGAAGGGGTCTTGCTGTGTGGCATTTGCTGCTCAGCGATTTTCTGTTACCGCAGGGTTGGCCTAACTGTTGAGTAGGGATTGCTTCACCCTGTCCATGAAGGAGCCCGGGCCAACAAGGGGGTTAGGGTGGGCCTGGCGAGTCATCTCTGTTCTTAGTCGCCCCTCCTGAGCCTTTGCTCTGGCAATGGAGATGATCCTGCCATCGACTCTCCGCCCGTTCAAACATTGGGCTGCATTGTATGCTTCCTACTCGTACTGAAATCGGACGAAAGCAAAACCCCAAGATTTGCCGCAACTACGATCCCTAGGTATGAAGATGaccgatagcttcccaaatctactgaaGATGTGGAGCAAATCATCATCTGTTGTGTTGAATGTAAGATTTTTTATGAAAAGGGTGAAGAAGGGCGAAGAAGGTTTACAGGGTTGGacacaaatccaaagcttaagtagcccacacaataggaaacatgaaattgaacacgGGCCGTTGAAATATATTGGGGCCATTAAGGGGCCCACATTGAACTATGGATGTGGCTCTTTTTTTTGCACTAGAAAAGCAAATGGATAGGTTGATTTCTaaccaacatcaaggtgggccccatgtattgTCAAGGTTATGTTAGCATGACAATCCACGTAAATCAATGTGTCATCTAGAGTTTCGGAGGAAATTCAAGTCAAGTGTGAGATTTAGTTGACCTTAAGTGAGGCTCACaattatgtttgtgataaattcattCCATCCACtagatttttcatctcatttttagGGCATAGACACAAATTTGAGgccgatccaaagttcaagtggacaacaaacatgaaacagtggggattgaacgcccacattGAAACATTTGCAAGGCATGGAATGTTTATGACAaatccatactatccatctattttttcagctcattttatggaatggtctgaaaaaatgaggccaatactaatatccagtgggccacacaataggataGAGTGGGGttaaactcctaccattgaaacagaTTGGGTCCATCTCAGAGCACACGTTGaactttggatccatctcatttttaagtacatgtcataaaatgatctggagaaacaaatgaacggggtagatttttCATGATATTAAGATGGGCTCCACGTGTGGTCAGAGTTAGGTTGGCACGAGATTGCGTATTTAGGAGGGGAGATTGCCAGGTGCGGCAATGGGAGGGTAGTTCTggaaatatgaaaatataaaaatctattcATGTACATAATTAACCGCAACGGTGAAAACTATGGGTAGGCTCTGAAAAATAGTTTAAAAGTATGAGGTTTTAGGTCCATAGCGCAAAAGGCAGGTGGAGACATGGAAAATcccattaaaaatcaaacagcatGGTAATGTTTGCATATCATCCATCCCACTCATCTAGAGTACAAAGCTTTTCTTTAAAAAGAGCATGATTcagtggatccttactcttgatcTGATGGTAGagtctcaggagtttcaacacccagtcaagggttcaagtatctataggtggtgaaatcccactaggcatgagtgtgtggggtgtgtgtgtgtgtgcgtgtaaaataaataaataaataaataaaaagcatgATTCAAtgagatgagagagaaagagagagaggggggttgCTACCTCTGTTTCTAGCTCCTTGGATATGGTTAGATGACGAAAttaatccttcctaacattcatacatctctcaggttggttgtggattggttaaattctattatttgttttgtctcatgggcatagtttgtgatggaatcaagtctaattctcatacctcttatccattgataactagatcaaaggaagttcatagttgttTTTAACGTATTATCTTCCATCTGAATGaaaataggactctgattccagttgtgtttatgaatcaagcattgatctccctaatctctacaagtagatcctttgtaccctagtttcccacctttgaattttataagttttagttaaagttattcatcattattcccttaaattctccctgatttagattacatcttcgcctagttctagttcaagttacttttttattacgtacaaggttcagccCTGTGGAGACCTTGATCTTTCGATCCAACGATTTgaaacggtccaaattcaatattAACAATCAGAaacattttttaaaactttttgaactattgatgaccacctagcaacggtccactcTCCTAGTGCCTCTATAAATTGGGTCATTCCGGTCCAAAACCGATCAACTCCAACAGATCTCATCCAAACCATCATATCTCATTAAAATCATTTTTCTTCTAAGAATATTACTAGACATCTACTAATCGAGCTTTCCAGGCGATCAGCTGTGATGAAAAGTTTCTAAGTAGACCCTTCATGATTGCTGCATACAGGATCTAAACAGAAGACTTGTCTTATCCTAAAATCAATTCgcttgtaacccatcagcaattgataagggggtgaatcaTGTTTTAAGGACAGTATATTCATACATGATTATGCCTaatgctataaaaaaaaaaaaaaatctttaatttttattctttgatTTTCCAAAATATTTCACAACAGGTCGTGTGGAAGGGGTGTGGGAGGGGTGCACACATGCTAGAAATTTGTGCATGGCCATACATGTTATATGTACCGGCTATCATCAGTTAGGACGCACCATTAACATCCCATGTACCAAAAATCAAGGTGGTCCAATCGTCCCGAGGGCCTTGAATTTATTGTGATTTTGGACTATTGGATCTCCTTAGGGCACATTTCAACATCTAATTTTCACTTTGTTGATTGATTAGACCAACTTTTTTTTTGTCCATGGCATTTTCCcagtggccccacctgatgaatgccaTGAATTTAATTAGAACATGTGTGGTGTATGTAAGGTTGGCTCACACATGCCACTTAGGATGCTATAAGTTCACTCCATTTCAAAGGGAAGGCTACTTCATTCTTTAATTTTGCAATGCTAAGGGCATTTCCGTCATTTCCCTTGTAAAGGGAGATGTCGTATGATTTAAACATTATGGTTGTTGCTCATAGCTGTTAATGAAAACTCACAGTAGTGTATTTCCAATTGTTAGAAATGTGAGGGTGTATCTAATAATATCCAAAATTTTAGGGGAGTAGATACAAATTTCCTTACTTATTGTGGATTAATCATCTGCTTGGCTATAGCGGTACCGGGTACCAATGGGTCGTCCCAACACAGCTCAGTGACCCAACCCTAAAAGTGTGTATTTCCAATTGTTAGAAATGCAGGGGTATATCTAGAAATATCTAAATTTTGGGTGAGTAGATACAAATTTCCCTATTTATCATGGAGACATCATCTGCTTGGCTATAGGGTACTAACGGGTCATCCTAACAGAGCTCGGGTGACCCGGCCCTAAAGCGCTAAGGCTAGGTTCATTAAACTTGGCCTAGGGCTTAATATCTAGGCTCATTGTTCAGGACAGGCTAGGTCAAGGCCAATGATGAAAAGCCCTGTCTGTCCAACTAGCCCACCCCATTTCTCTATTAGCCAACTTATTCCTTTGCATAGCACGTAAGAATTAGTAACATAGACTCTAAAATTCATGTAATAGTGTATATAGTAAGatgaagaactttgatactctagtaaAATATAatagatgatatatatatatatatatatatatatatatatatatatatatatatatatatatatatatatatatatatatatatatagatatatatatatatctatatatatatgtgtgtgtgtgtgtgtgtgtgatctaTTATAGTTTACTAGAGAATCAAATAAGCACTTGTAAACTACTAAATTATAAACCCCACTTTAGATGGTGAATAATATTTTGATGCAGTGTATTTGAGTCCATGAATATGGTGGATAGCTAAATGaggcatacattttttttttgttagcttgttagtacacccactgtcaattgacacttcactattagccaccccactagggatcaataccaagacctcagtgttgaaacgaggtaccccactatggatctgggtgtaagtgAGGCATACCTGGTTGATAAATGATCTTATTTAACATCATAGAAAAACTTGAATTCAACCCAGAGTGATAGAACATAATCTCACCTTGTTCATCCACCAATTGTACACGtagcatatatatataacttatcaTTAACTTATAGGATTGGCCTTGGTCAGCCTAGTCCTATGGTCAGGGCTAGCTCTCTTTAGCTGATTAGGGTTTAAGTTGAGCTAGGGTTAGGACTTAAGGCTTTAAGGCTGGGCAAGAGCTAACCTCATGAATCCGACCGAATGCCTCCTCTATTGGCTaaatgttttaaaattttcatatgcaCCTAGTTGCGCATGGATTCATGTGACATTCAAATCACGCAACCAAAAGGTTCTAAATGTAATGACcctttattttaaataataataataacgagaaataaaatccaaatttaatttgaattttgatttttaaaaatttgagagAAATAGAAAGCCGCATAATCTCTCCTATCTCCCTCTTATCCATTCTTCCTCAAATCTATTATCTCTTATATTTCTCCCTTCTCTGATGACTTCTTCTTCTTAAGGAGGagacctgagagagagagagagagagagagagagagagagagagagagagtccaactCTAACTCAAAGGAAAAAATCATTTGAACTAAAAGTGAGAGGAAAAGAGTGAGAGGTGGTGATGGACCGCTTAAATTAGCCATATGTCCATCGTGTGCATCTATAGAAATTATGTAGAAATATACAAATCTATGTGCATGGAGTATGGCTTTTACACAGAATTGGTTCTTCTTAAATGGACAATGGTTTATTCGATTTGTACAGTTCATATGTTTTTCGAGGTCGAAATATGCAAGGACCTCAAGGATCGGGCCTATCTGATCACCCGATGGGCCGCACTAATCGACAATGAATCAATtaatcttcttttatttttagtaatgTCAATTAATTCTTATTAGATCAATAATGAGTGGTTTAAATTAACTGCACATTCATTGTGTTGATCTGATTAGAATTTACATTGCAAAGATATATATGATTCTCTATGCAAGTGCTCTTGCAACTTGGAGTAGCGAATCATACTAGGTTATCCTAATGTGTGTGACTAGACACAAACTGCGGCAATCAGACGATAGTCCAGCCTTCTGTTGGCCCACAGCAGCACCTTCTCTCCCCTCCAACCCATGATGTGGAGAGTTTGGACCATATCCTCTATTATGGGATCATAGCAACCGAGGTTTGGACCCACTTTCACAGGATTTTTTATATTCCAGTCATCTGCGAGCAGACCATTCAGCAGAAGATCATTTTTTGGGCTTCGAGGGCTTCCTCCACCTCTCGTCTCAAGCGGCTCTTGGGCCTGGCTCCGGCGCTTATCTCTTGGGAGTTATGGCTAAGTTGCAACGCTTCGCGCTATGAAGGGGTCAAGATGTCAAGCCGCACGGTTATAACCTGGGTGTCACGATGGATGCAGGAAATTGGCAACCTTTGCCAGACAGCAGCTATCTGTCCTTTAAGGATTCGATCTCCATTCAAGCTCTTCATTTGGATAGTAGCAAGGGATCTCCTGGTGTTGCTCCTTAGATTGTCAAATGGATAAAACCGCTTCCTGGCTAGGTTAAGCTGAACATTGATGGATCCTCTCATGGGAATCCGGGGGAGAGCGGTGGAGTTGGGGTTCTCAGAGACCCCCATGGCGGGGTCATCTTCGCTTTCCATAGGTACTACGACCACGCTTCGAACACGATTGTGGAGGCTCAGGCTATACTTGATGGAATTACTTTATGTAGCAAATTGGGCTTCTCCAGAATCATTGTGGAATCTGATTCTAAAGTTGTGGTGGAAGCTGCCGCTGACCCCTCGGCTCATTGTCCTTAGAAAATCTGGTATAGACATGGAGCCATTCACCGCCTTAGCCACTACCTCAACCTATGCTTCAGGCACATTTACCGTGAGGGAAACTCAGTGGCAGATGTGCTAGCCAAGATGGCTTCTGAAGGTTGCGCTAATTCTCTTTATCGATCTCCGTCAGATTTGCCAAGGAGGATTAGGGGCCTTTTGGTTCTTGATAAGGCAGGGCTTGGTAATTAATCTATGAGTTTAGATCCCTGTTTGGTTCTTTTTTGTAGTTTTCGGTTCTTTAGTCTAGGCCCAGAGGGGGTCCTTTTGTATAGCCCCCTGGCTCGGCCCTTTGTTGAGTGTCCTTTATTGTGTGGGCGAGTCGGTAGGATAGGTGTGGCTCctcttctttttgttggagccagCCCAAAGGGTTGTATATCTTTCCACTTTATTTAATAAATATTcatagtttctttttttttttttaagtgctcTTGCGACTTGGAGTAGTGAATCATACCAGGTTATCCTAATGTGTGTGACTAGACACACACCGATCATCATATTTCTAAGGACTAAATATGTTGGGACCCAAATTTTAAGATTGATCGGACCACCCTATGGGCAACATTGATATGAGAAAATTCTAGATAATGAATCATGTAATGTCTATCATGTCAGAGCATTGGACATGTGAGATCCGATCTGATCTATACCATTTGTTTAATTCCTAGGATTAGACTACACTAATATCTAGATTACTAGATCGATTTGAATGTTTGGTGGGATGCAC
Proteins encoded in this window:
- the LOC131221987 gene encoding uncharacterized protein LOC131221987, producing the protein MDAGNWQPLPDSSYLSFKDSISIQALHLDSSKGSPGVKLNIDGSSHGNPGESGGVGVLRDPHGGVIFAFHRYYDHASNTIVEAQAILDGITLCSKLGFSRIIVESDSKVVVEAAADPSAHCP